A window of Malania oleifera isolate guangnan ecotype guangnan chromosome 5, ASM2987363v1, whole genome shotgun sequence contains these coding sequences:
- the LOC131154833 gene encoding uncharacterized protein LOC131154833, which translates to MALLIYWYDFICFGIVAAALGGALWVIWLNEGGGRRCGDGTQYESLLIAETGGGGSGGCENGYVGAATKTGHVDSSRLWMPCWRGMHPGWLLLLRAAAAGVMAGFLAWDVHDWDAYIFVYYTEWTFSLVMVYFVIATIISAYGCWEYSNRPSDSQNEERATEDSTISTNSLVFKAKGCGNNIKLQSHQDEEELQRRAGFLGYLMQILYQTCAGAVILTDIVFWCVIVPFLSNTHLGLNMLMGCMHTLNAFFLLLETSIDSLPFSWFRLAYFVIWSCAYVIFQWVIHACGLTWWPYPFLVLSSPWAPLWYFCLAVLHIPCYGIYALITRAKISFFSRFFPHAFVKY; encoded by the exons ATGGCTCTGCTGATCTACTGGTACGACTTCATATGCTTCGGCATCGTGGCCGCCGCGCTGGGCGGCGCCCTGTGGGTGATATGGCTGAACGAGGGCGGCGGCAGGAGGTGCGGGGATGGAACCCAGTACGAGAGCCTCCTCATTGCCGAGACTGGCGGTGGTGGCAGCGGCGGTTGTGAAAATGGGTACGTGGGCGCGGCGACGAAGACGGGGCACGTGGACTCGTCGCGGCTGTGGATGCCTTGCTGGCGGGGGATGCACCCGGGGTGGCTGCTGCTGCTGCGGGCGGCGGCGGCGGGGGTCATGGCCGGATTCCTGGCTTGGGACGTCCATGACTGGGATGCTTACATCTTCGTTTACTACACTGA GTGGACTTTTTCATTAGTCATGGTCTATTTTGTG ATTGCGACCATCATATCTGCTTATGGGTGTTGGGAATACTCAAACAGGCCCTCTGATTCACAAAATGAGGAGAGGGCTACGGAAGACAGTACTATATCGACAAACTCTCTAGTGTTTAAGGCAAAAGGTTGTGGGAATAACATCAAGTTGCAAAGCCACCAGGACGAAGAGGAGCTTCAGCGAAGAGCAGGGTTTTTGGGATACCTCATGCAAATTCTATATCAG ACTTGTGCAGGTGCTGTCATACTAACAGACATTGTGTTTTGGTGTGTCATAGTACCTTTTCTGTCAAATACTCATCTTGGCCTGAACATG CTGATGGGATGCATGCATACTCTGAATGCTTTTTTCCTTCTGCTTGAAACCAGCATCGACAGCCTT CCGTTTAGTTGGTTTCGGCTCGCTTATTTTGTGATTTGGAGCTGTGCTTATGTTATTTTCCAATGGGTTATCCATGCTTGTGGTTTAACATG GTGGCCATATCCTTTTCTTGTGCTATCATCACCATGGGCACCTTTATG GTACTTTTGCTTGGCTGTGCTTCACATCCCCTGCTATGGAATTTATGCACTCATCACAAGagcaaaaatttcttttttttctagattttttccCCATGCATTTGTGAAGTACTAG